The Sphaerospermopsis torques-reginae ITEP-024 genome has a window encoding:
- the priA gene encoding primosomal protein N' yields MYIQDVSLSSLVVAEPGSSYQSKTNLYPWIEVLVDLSKPLAPKTNKTPEENVANDETVEKDLLNDVIPEQELLVDEIANKDLLIYKIPEHLDIKPGDILTVPIGAQQVGGIAIRLLSQPPANLGLEKIREVQDVVSKEFFSRTYWELLNRIAAYYYTPLIQVIRVALPPGLLGRSQSRLRLKPENIPNGAAEFLRSQAAKEILKILESQPDGDYSFQYLKRQVKGFYWAKKQLIDRNWAESYFKFTQSKPQMKLAVTLVDHGRYMNLSQRQQEILKILGDHGGELWVTECVEICQTTLPTLRGLEQKGCIVIEEREKLRREQGPKIAGDQAKLLTPAQTNALESIKSLNGFAQILLHGVTGSGKTEVYLQAIAPLLNQGKSALVLVPEIGLTPQLTDRFRARFGNKVQVYHSALSDGERYDTWRQMFTGEPQVVIGTRSAIFSPLPNLGLIILDEEHDSSFKQDSPIPTYHARTVAQWRAELENCPLILGSATPSLESWVSIKESREQGEINNPITNHQSPITNHQYLSLPERINSKPLPPIEIVDMRQELKEGNRSIFSRSLQQALEELKERKQQGILFIHRRGHSTFVSCRSCGYVLECPNCDVSLAYHHVEEGAPQLLKCHYCNYGQPHPKHCPQCSSPYLKFFGSGTQRVTQELQRQFPHIKPIRFDSDTTRKKGAHRSLISQFANGEADLLVGTQMLTKGLDLPQVTLVGVVAADGLLHLSDYRASERAFQTLTQVAGRAGRGEDPGRVIIQTYTPEHPVIEAVKTHDYQSFCDAELEQREALNYPPYGRLILLRLSSSDPIKVENTAQLIATNFSEQEGLEILGPAPASILRVANRYRWQILLKFAPDALPNLPDWEEIRKISNSASVSLTIDVDPINIM; encoded by the coding sequence ATGTATATTCAGGATGTAAGTTTATCTTCTCTCGTAGTTGCTGAACCAGGATCATCATATCAGTCCAAAACAAATCTTTATCCTTGGATTGAAGTATTGGTAGATTTGTCAAAACCTTTAGCGCCAAAGACAAATAAGACACCAGAAGAGAATGTAGCAAATGATGAAACAGTAGAAAAAGACTTATTAAATGATGTAATACCAGAACAGGAATTATTAGTTGATGAAATAGCTAACAAAGACCTATTGATTTATAAGATACCAGAACATTTAGATATTAAACCAGGGGACATTTTAACAGTTCCCATTGGAGCGCAACAGGTAGGAGGAATAGCGATTCGTTTATTATCCCAACCACCAGCAAATTTAGGACTAGAGAAAATTCGGGAAGTACAAGATGTAGTCAGCAAAGAATTTTTCTCTAGGACTTATTGGGAATTACTGAATCGCATCGCCGCTTATTACTACACACCATTAATTCAAGTCATTCGGGTAGCATTACCACCAGGATTATTAGGGCGATCGCAAAGTCGTTTACGACTAAAACCAGAAAATATTCCCAATGGTGCAGCCGAATTTTTACGTTCTCAAGCTGCCAAAGAAATCCTGAAAATACTTGAATCGCAACCAGATGGAGATTACAGTTTTCAATACCTCAAACGTCAAGTCAAAGGTTTTTATTGGGCAAAAAAACAATTAATAGATAGAAACTGGGCAGAAAGCTATTTCAAATTCACCCAATCTAAACCACAGATGAAACTAGCAGTAACGCTAGTTGATCATGGAAGATACATGAATCTCTCTCAAAGGCAACAAGAAATATTGAAAATACTGGGAGATCATGGTGGTGAATTATGGGTGACAGAGTGTGTAGAGATATGTCAAACTACACTACCAACTTTAAGAGGATTAGAACAAAAAGGTTGTATTGTCATTGAAGAAAGGGAAAAATTACGCAGAGAACAAGGACCCAAAATAGCCGGGGATCAAGCCAAATTATTAACACCAGCCCAAACTAATGCTTTAGAAAGCATCAAATCATTAAATGGATTTGCACAAATTTTATTACATGGGGTAACAGGTTCAGGAAAAACCGAAGTTTACCTACAGGCGATCGCCCCCCTCCTCAACCAAGGAAAATCAGCATTAGTATTAGTCCCAGAAATTGGCCTCACACCCCAACTCACAGACAGATTTCGCGCCCGTTTTGGTAACAAAGTGCAAGTTTATCACAGCGCCCTTTCCGACGGTGAACGCTACGACACCTGGCGACAAATGTTTACCGGAGAACCGCAAGTAGTCATAGGAACACGCAGCGCCATTTTTTCCCCATTACCCAACTTAGGATTAATCATCCTCGACGAAGAACACGACAGCAGCTTTAAACAAGACTCACCCATCCCCACCTACCACGCCCGCACAGTAGCCCAATGGCGTGCAGAATTAGAAAATTGTCCTTTAATTCTGGGATCAGCTACCCCCTCCCTTGAAAGTTGGGTAAGTATCAAAGAAAGCAGAGAACAAGGGGAGATCAATAACCCAATCACCAATCACCAATCACCAATCACCAATCACCAATACCTCTCCCTTCCTGAACGCATCAACTCCAAACCCCTACCACCTATAGAAATAGTGGATATGCGTCAAGAGTTGAAAGAAGGAAATAGATCAATATTTAGTAGATCCCTACAACAAGCTTTAGAAGAATTAAAAGAAAGAAAACAACAAGGAATATTATTTATTCATCGTCGGGGACATAGCACCTTTGTTTCCTGTCGTAGCTGTGGTTATGTGCTGGAATGTCCAAACTGTGATGTTTCCCTAGCTTATCATCATGTAGAAGAAGGCGCACCCCAGTTATTAAAATGTCATTATTGTAATTATGGTCAACCACACCCTAAACACTGTCCTCAATGTAGTTCACCCTACCTCAAATTCTTTGGTAGTGGTACTCAAAGAGTAACCCAGGAACTACAACGCCAATTTCCCCACATTAAACCAATTCGTTTTGATAGCGACACCACCCGCAAAAAAGGCGCACATCGCAGCCTGATCAGCCAATTTGCCAACGGTGAAGCTGACTTATTAGTGGGTACACAAATGTTAACTAAAGGTTTAGACTTACCCCAAGTTACCCTAGTAGGAGTAGTTGCGGCTGATGGGTTACTACATTTATCAGATTATCGCGCTAGTGAAAGAGCTTTTCAAACCTTAACCCAAGTTGCAGGAAGGGCGGGAAGAGGAGAAGATCCAGGTAGAGTAATTATTCAAACCTACACCCCAGAACATCCAGTTATTGAAGCGGTGAAAACCCATGATTATCAATCTTTTTGTGATGCAGAATTAGAACAAAGAGAAGCACTTAATTATCCCCCCTATGGCAGATTAATATTATTGCGTTTGAGTAGTTCTG